Part of the Paenibacillus sp. FSL R7-0273 genome is shown below.
ACCAAAGAGTGCCGTAGAAATCGTATGGGTACCGGAGGCGAAATGCGGTCGTACCAGTGCGCTTTCCGCACCAAACACCTCAGCATACACCAGGTCCAGCACCTCGCGGCCCCGGTCATTATAGGCGTATCCGGTAGAACCGGCAAAATGGAAATCGCTGACGTGCTGGCGCTGAAACGCCTCGATCACCTTCCATTGATTGTGATCCACAATTTTATCCAGTGCTTTTACCGCACCTTCTATTTCGAGCTCTGCGGCCTCTGCCGCCTGTAAAATATCCTCTGCAAAAACAGCCATTTCCCCTTATTCGCTCCTAACATTATTTACTGCACAACGAATGCTTCCAGCTTGTAGCCCCATTTGTCGTAATCCTCTTTGTTCAGGCGGACGCTGTACAGCACATCGTTCTCTTCATAATTGGTCTCCAGCACCTCTCCTACCCGGTACAGCAGGGAGGACAGGTCCCCCCGGTCACCGGGAATGCGGAATACCAGTGTATCTCCGGCCAGCTCATCGGCAATCAAAGCGGTGACACGGGCCAGATCCTCAGCATTAAATGCACTGATTTTCAGATACCCCTGGCCGGTCGGCAGCATCTCCAGCTGCTCCGGCTGGCAGAGATCACACTTGTTGAACAGGACCACCCGCGGCTTGCCGGCAGCTCCGAGCTCCTGAAGAATGGTGTCTACAACCTCCATCTGCTCCTCGCGCATCGGGGATGAGGCATCAACCACATGCAGCACAAGATTAGCCTCGTTCACTTCCTCCAGTGTCGCACGGAAGGAGGCGACCAGATCATGCGGCAGGTTCTGGATGAACCCGACGGTATCCGTCAGCACAACCTCTTTGCCCACCGGCAGCTGGAGCACACGTGAGGTAGGGTCCAGCGTTGCGAACAGTTGATTCTCAATATAGACATCGGCATCAGTCAGCTGCTTGAGCAGCGTCGATTTGCCGGCATTGGTGTAGCCTACCAGCGCAACCTGCACGGCTCCGCTTTTGCGACGGCGTTCACGGTGCAGCTCGCGCGTCTTGACCACCTCGTCAAGCTGACGCTTAAGCTCTGTAATCCGTCCGCGGATGTGCCGGCGGTCTGTCTCCAGCTTGCTCTCCCCCGGACCTCTGGTGCCGATACCGCCGCCGAGCCTGGACAAATTTTTACCGTGCCCGGACAGGCGGGGCAGCAGATAGGAATG
Proteins encoded:
- the hflX gene encoding GTPase HflX; this translates as MSLTHDTQTDVQDRAILVSLVTDKIKRTGIDPELSLQELVQLAETAGVEVLDVLRQNKETPDSKWFIGKGKVEELRMAADGLGANTAIFDQELSGAQVRNLEEALDMKIIDRTQLILDIFAGRAKTREGIIQVELAQHSYLLPRLSGHGKNLSRLGGGIGTRGPGESKLETDRRHIRGRITELKRQLDEVVKTRELHRERRRKSGAVQVALVGYTNAGKSTLLKQLTDADVYIENQLFATLDPTSRVLQLPVGKEVVLTDTVGFIQNLPHDLVASFRATLEEVNEANLVLHVVDASSPMREEQMEVVDTILQELGAAGKPRVVLFNKCDLCQPEQLEMLPTGQGYLKISAFNAEDLARVTALIADELAGDTLVFRIPGDRGDLSSLLYRVGEVLETNYEENDVLYSVRLNKEDYDKWGYKLEAFVVQ